Proteins from one Triticum aestivum cultivar Chinese Spring chromosome 7A, IWGSC CS RefSeq v2.1, whole genome shotgun sequence genomic window:
- the LOC123147322 gene encoding L10-interacting MYB domain-containing protein-like — protein MTEKAVWDDARLKKVIEIFREEVENGNRPLGYFTKKGWDNVIEKWEARMGKKYPKDKFKNKWDAIKNDYVFFMELKNEATGLGWDDAKRTIVCPQEWWDEHVMRCQERTGKKCNHLKFKQEGLKHLEDLHVTFHKVHVTGASASCAGDISSDESSDDNAVPLKKPDDSDEMKLASLKKLKASKKRKQPSIKNEEKEEKSPFLRLYKQTCEKIESGVEKITSSVEASSAPPPTNLVPTISKVMKLVKDCGVKEKTALMHTTLNLIVKPDFREIFSLLEIKEGRLDYLEREHEK, from the exons ATGACTGAAAAAGCGGTGTGGGATGATGCACGTCTGAAGAAAGTCATAGAAATATTCAGAGAAGAGGTTGAAAATGGGAATAGGCCCTTAGGTTATTTTACTAAGAAGGGCTGGGACAATGTTATCGAGAAATGGGAAGCAAGAATGGGAAAGAAGTATCCCAAGGATAAATTCAAGAATAAATGggatgcaataaaaaatgactaTGTGTTTTTCATGGAGTTGAAAAATGAAGCAACCGGGCTTGGATGGGATGATGCAAAGAGAACCATTGTTTGCCCTCAAGAATGGTGGGATGAACATGTTATG AGATGCCAAGAGAGGACGGGAAAGAAATGCAATCATTTGAAGTTCAAACAAGAGGGTCTGAAGCACCTTGAAGATTTACATGTCACATTTCACAAAGTACATGTCACAGGGGCTAGTGCTTCTTGTGCTGGAGATATATCTTCTGATGAATCAAGTGATGATAATGCGGTTCCTTTGAAGAAACCCGATGATAGTGATGAAATGAAGTTGGCATCCTTGAAGAAACTAAAAGCAAGCAAGAAGCGCAAGCAACCTTCAATAAAaaatgaggagaaggaagagaagaGTCCCTTCTTACGATTGTACAAGCAGACATGTGAGAAGATAGAAAGTGGAGTGGAGAAGATAACCTCTAGTGTTGAAGCATCATCGGCTCCTCCTCCAACCAACCTTGTCCCTACCATTTCGAAGGTTATGAAGTTGGTGAAAGATTGTGGTGTGAAAGAAAAAACTGCTCTCATGCACACAACCCTCAATCTTATAGTGAAGCCTGACTTTAGGGAAATCTTCAGTCTTCTTGAAATAAAAGAAGGGAGGCTTGATTATCTGGAGAGGGAGCATGAGAAGTAG